GAAGGGACCTCATGCTCCTCATCAGAATTACAACAAAGAATTCCCTTCACGTAACTCCAAATGAGGGGCTTCAGCCTaaaaagttttgcagaaaaCATTTTGGTCCATCCAGATGTTACGACATATGAAATGAAGAATGAAGCCTGCAAAAAAGAAATCTCAAATTGATTATTGCATTATTTCAAGGTGTCTACAAGTGTATCTGACCGAGACAATATTTGACAGTCGCATAAGATGGACAAATTAAGgccctttctttttttttttggatccAAGAAAAGGGCCTTAATTTGACCATCTTATGGTTAAAAAGGGCCCATTAGAAAGAGTAAAAAATGAATGATGTCGTGGAGAATCAAATCAGAACTCGTTATATTAACAATTCCCCAGCCATGAATCAAGCTTAAGACTTCGCTCCCATGTACAAGTATGATTAGGATTCttctcaatatatatatatatacacacacacacacacatatatagtGCAACTGAAATTTGTGAAACGGAAAGAATCTTCTAGTCCATACATTTTATATCACATTTTAAATGCATATACAATATTAAATTTTCGATTCTGAAATTCATTGGTTTCTATACACACATATGTGCACACAcacattaaataaaacaatcGATCATGGAGGTTAAGATGGACCCCGACCTATATATCTATTGAAACACAGGTACACAGAGTGATCGAATCTTACATACAAATCTAATCAATCTAAGAAAAGCCATTAATGTAAAGATAAAAGACAAAAAGAACATGAGCCATCGGAATCAGGGGCAAAATTTCGAGAAAGCTACGAATAAGTTTGTCAAGCAATGGGGCATGGACGCCCTATTCCAAAGACTCACAGTCCCCCATGTATATAAACTCAATTAGATAATTATGTGGCTATCTCTCAACACAGAGAGGCACTCGAAGCAAAATAATAGGTACCACCACTTCAAGAGTAGTGTgagaaattaacatttaaaattagCATACCTGTCCAGGAACTGCCACAGCCAACGTCTCAGGAATGTTTTTGGGCTCAAAGAAAATGTCGGCCTTGTAGAGTGCTGACCCTGACAGTACATTTGCAAAGAAGACGTTCCATATGGTGAACCATAATACTTTGATGCAAGCACTTTTCTCAATTTTGCTAAAGGCGATGTATCCTTGTATGGAGGAAAGCATTATCATCACCGGAGGCACTAAAGATTGAAACATCACAAGAATAAGACTTGGAAGGTATCCGGTAACCACTTGGCTGACAACTTTTCTGCATGGGCAAGAAATAGCTTCATTATATACCTTAAGGATAACTTATAATTGTCATTTCGGGACAACAATGTACAAAGAGATTACATCGTCATCATGTCTGGCAGGTCAACGTTAGGATTCAGATAAGATTTTTAGGCAGTATAAATCCAATTTATTGCATGTTCTTTCATTCAGAGATCACATAcctaaacataaacatttaaataagaaATAAAATTGTGAGAAATCCCACTTACTTTTCTAACAGACCTTTCAAAAAGGGGAACCATTTCTCCAGCTGATCCAAATTAGCAAGACCTTGCACGAAGACAACAGGTAGAACAAACAGAATAGTTACACAAATCCACGCCACGATAACAGCCATGTTGCAAatccatttcttgaaaaatgatGCAGAGAAGAAGGGCCAATAAACATCCTGCGGATCTGGAGCTTGCTCAGTAACCCATTCTGTAGGTTTCAGCCGTTGTTGAACATGTAAAACTGTTGCAGCAGTAAGCCGAGACTTGAACGACACAAAAGCTGCCGCAACTTCCTAATAAGGGACAATTGAAAAGTGGAGCATCATACCGTATCCGAAATCGTAAGCTGAATATGGGAGCACATAAGACTTCATGGTATCTCAGCAGACATGATAATACAGATTTATGCATTTTTCAATTTAGTTAAAATATACACCTCAATAACCTCTTTCAGAAACTTTAATCCACAGACAATTCATCCCGATGAATTTCGAATAGTAGAAATATAAAGAATAGAATATGCAATACAAAATATGATTTAAATGGTTCAGCCATAAATAACTACATCCGTAACATAATATTCGAAGGCTTAAAACTCTATAAAACTCTTCTAATATAGAATACAATCAGAACCCCTTCAAGTAGGTGAAATTATCTTGTGAATCATGGCAAGAGATCTTGACAATAATTTACATCAATTTATATCTtcgtaatttaataataatctgaTGGTAGAATATATTCTTCGATTTCATAAGAGGTATATTGCAAGGTTGACCTGCAATGTCATTAATAAGAtctgataaaataaaaattgatattGGGCTGCTTTGATTGATACAAATAGGTTTACGATGCATTTCTACAGTGTCAATGCTGGGGTCTCAACACTTGATCCAAATCCATACAGCATGATGCCGTTCATCCTCAAATTATGTTCCATAACAGGTTCAACCGCATGTCATGCTCGTTCTTGATCTATTGTGTTCTATCATCGTGCACACTAATCATGTTATGTTACACAAAGTCACATACCAAGTCAAGTTGATTCTTCCTTCTGATATGTTTTGTGGCACTAGCTTCAATTATATTGTACCATAAGTGAGAGTAATCGAGATGCCATAACCCACATCAGCTAATAAAAAACTCCGACCAACCACATAATTTTCATTGAGTTACTACACTATAGATAAATTGATCTCAGATGGAACACATGAGCTATATCATTCCAGAGAAAACTTGATTGTCCATAATAAAATGACTAGAGAAAACTTGACTGTCCATAATAAGATGACTAGTGTGTCATGACGTGAATGCGTCTTCACGAAATACCATCCTTTTTAGAAGAACATAAAATTCTCGAAATAGAGAAAGCCCATATCAAAGTTTTGACACACATGGGCTATGGAATACTAGTGATTTGTACTAAAAACATCATCAATTCATGTATAATGACAAAAATACAACCACGTGGCACATTCACTTTTAGCTATATCCATTTAGTTTCAAAATATGTTACGCATACTATCATTTATAAGCAGAGCTTGTTACCTTTCCAACAATAGCAGATCGTTCTGTCATCACACTATGTTCCATATCATCTAATGACTTTTCATATTCATCTAGGTCAACTCTTCGACCACAAAGCCCCAGACAACCTGTTCGTGTGTATCTTCGTTGTGCGTCATTTGTTGATTTCAAGTGCACAAGTTTTTTATATGCCTTGTCTGCCTTATTCTAGAATAATGAAAAAATTGGAACAGTCATGAACCCAAAAAGAAGGCAAACAAAAGTTGTAGTATTATGCACCTAAGAACCACACTAGCATCTGCTCAAGCATAAAATCCTGGAGCAACTTCTTCATCAGAAGTTTAGATGGTGCAATTATCCTACCTTTCAACATATCATATTTTGATTTGTTCATCTAAGACATAAGAAGCAAAAACTTGATACGATGAATAAATGTGTCAAAAAAATGAGGCAGCGTTGATTAAAATTATAGTTTTGAGAAATGCTTACAACAAGCCCTCTGAGTTTGCTTGTTCGGCGAACCATAGAATGGGAAAGATAGGAAGAGGGATAATATTCACTGAAATAGCTCTCAACACTTTCACTGAAGCTTCTTCCAGGAGTGACAGGAATACTTCGTACTAAAACAGTAAACTGGTTAGGCTGAGGTTCTGATGAGTAGAAAAAAGCAATCCTCTTTGATGCAATATAGTCATATTCCTGTATAAGATATAATTCGTTAAATTTTCTATCTACGAGCATCTTAGATGCAAATTTACTAGGACAAAACTCTGATTCTTATAGTTTTTTTTAGGGGTAGGGGTGGGGGGGGTTTGGAATCTGGCACTTGAAATACTTACAATGTACAGAAGATAGCAGACAACGGCTGTGAAAATATAAATAGCACAGAAGTGTATCCACAACCTTTGAGAAACCAAAAAGAATTATGTTACTTTAAAGCTAAATATAAAGTCAATATTTACTAAATTCAAACAAATTTGGAAACAAttcttatatataaaattacagCAAAATGATTGAGCAAGTCAAGTCGGTAGCTTGCGTAGTTATTAAGGGCACAAGGAGCACCAACAAACCGTGAGGTCTTATAGCTTGAGTACAAGGCGCCAAACAAGGTGTGCTCCTTCCAAAGGTGTAGTGCACTCAGAGGAAAATTGATATACATTAaacaattctcaatcaaattcAAGACAACCACTAGAAGACTCAATTTATACAAATAATTTCAGCAGATACAACCaaactaatttttaaaaatataagaaaataaaaaaccaaTAAATTTAAtctaatataacaataagagatCCAGATTTAAAGATTTATCCAAAAATATAAGAATAAAAGGAAAGAGGGAAAAACACCCTAAAAATGGCAAATAAAATGCAAAATAAAACTTGATGGAACCTACCCCTCGCCTGCCATTGTTGCAGGAGAATAGGTTCTGAATGGATGGCTTAAATTTACAGCCCGGGTGCTATGGGACTCTTTCAAACCCTAAACATaaagaaatttaaattttgtagAGGAAAAAAGCTTTAGGAGGAAAAGCAAGGCGTTGCGCCTCAGCTGAGAAGCGTGCCTCGTCGTGTAGATGTGCATCTTTTCCGTGTGCCTGGGGCTTCAGGTGCACTAACTTGCACCCATGGCTCGAGGCACGCCTTTAAATGACATGGGTAATTTGTGCATCATATTAGTATAAAATACATACATTGAGCATGCACACAGAGTATCTCTCTGTGCAGCACTTGACTCTCAGTCTTGTACCAGAAAACTGCAAGACAATATTGGAGAACCAACAATGGAGAAACCGAGAAAGGATAGTAGGAAGAAAAGGCTCATTAATATTGCATTGCAAATGATGACAAATCGCCTTGCAAAATTTTGGTTCGTGGTCCACCACCCCATAGTAAAGTCTACTGACTTgaaaaaatagaagaaaatctTATCTCCACCTCAAAATCCAACTCATTGCAAGTGTTCATAACACCTCTAGTAGAATTTGTAAAACCAAATTGAGTCACCTGTTTGATCCATCATCAACATTTGAAATGCTGAATGAATCCAGAGATTTGTTAGGTAGGTCAGAGAAGTCAATATTTAGTTGATTCCCCGCATAATTGAATGGAAGAAGAATCAAAATCCCAACAATCCCAGCAAATCTGAACACTCTCAAACTGCAAATCAAGAAAGTGAAATGCATAACATCAGGCAGatgagaagataaaattggatATCTCATGAACTAACTGAAGCTCTTGATCAAGCCCCATGGGCAGTAATCTACACTCACCAGAGGGTTCAAACATAAAAAACTATATCACAAAATCAACTTGCTCTTTTCTAGCTATCCACACATATTTTCAGAAGGTTGCAAGCCACATATGTGGTAAATCATCATCCCACACAAGCAATATCCACAAAGTTTAATGCATTTTCATTATGTTACAAAAACAATGATACATCttcatttttattattcaaGACCGTGTATTCAGAGCAAGCCTCTATGTCCATGCAAGTGGAACAATTTAATCCCCTTCATCTATATTGATGAGCTTCGACACCTTTTGTCAAAATTGCAAAATATGACACTAAGAATACATAGTCTAAGGCcaataaaaaaccgaaaaacaGATCTTCTGTAAATTCAATAACTTAAAACATATTTCTTCTCACTCACCCGAACGTGAAAATGCGCATGAATACTACAGCATCCAGCCCCGAATTTGACAAAAGCTCTTCTTCTGAGGGCTTCCAAGCCTTTTTCACCCATTTGAAAGAAGGCAGCAACCTTCCTACTCTGAATTCCTCTTCATGTTCAACTTTCTCTTCAGCAACCAAGCGCGGGATGTAAATGTCATCATTTCTTGGCTGGTTTCTCAGAATAGAGTAGAGGATGAAGAAAAGTAAACAAAGTGCAACGTTTATTCCAACTGAAGTCAAAAGCGCTGAAAGAATCATCCCTTCAAACTCTCAGATTCACTTGCTCAACTTTTTCACTTCCACAAAGTAACTCAGTCAACATCAAGCTGCAAGATTGTAAAAATCTATTAAAACAAGCATAGAATCAATcagtaataaaaaattaaacaaaatttAGCAAAAATAAAGGCGAATAGTTTATGCTTACAGGAGAAGGCCATAGATACGATTTCTCTAGCTCCTCGGCTGAGACAGAGAGCTTTGAACTTATGATAAATAGTCCAAGATTTTATACAATCACCACCCAACTACACAAGGTCAATCAATCAAGGAAACACGTATAAATATAGCGAATTAATTTATTATCTTCTTCAATGTTCTATAGACTAAGGTGGCAGGTTCATTATCAATAAAGTTGTAAAATAAACCTCAATTTCCAGTAGAATAAGCATATAATACACGCCAATCTCGGTTCTttgaaaattaagaaaaaattattaaataaatgatGTAGCACGTGTCTCGATAAGTGTGATTTGTGAACGTGGTCATCGATACTGAATTACTGATCAAATGGGAAGTGCGGGAAAAGAAAAACCCTAACTGGAAACTGCACATGGTCGATAAAAGTAGAGTCTTGAGATGAAAAATAATGCAAAAATCAAACCTTTTCCAGTAAAATTGATTGGAAGTTGAAAGAAGATGAGTTTTGGTTAGCTAACCTTTGGAGTGCGAAAACAGTCGGATTTCTGTCCCCGTAAATAATTTTGTTGCATTATTTATTTTCCTGTTTTTAGTTGACGCCTGATAACTTACCTTGGTATCAAATGTCAAATCTTGCTTCAAAATTTGAAGCTTTCATATCCAATAATGAAATAGAATCAAATTTCAAATcttgttttaaaatttgaaagtttGATATCAAATACCGAATCAgattataatttaattagtttttATATTAGCCGTTAATGATTCATATTTagaatgtaaaaaaaaatcataaaaatatacaaaaactTGATGAGAGAGATATTTGAATCGACTCAtgaagaaatattatttttttatgtcaaaaatattagttTTCATTATAAATAAAGATAGGGTCGAACCGACTCgacttataaaaaaatattactttttatgccaaAAGACTCTTACCGCTTTGAAAGCTAATTTGTGATCACCAGGTTCAACACTACTTATTATGAAGTTGCAGTTATCCAACAACTTAGCAATGATCTTTCAACCATGGTGATGGGGATTCCAATCATGGAAGCTGATTTTGCAGCAAGAGTtgctgtagtagcccgaatcccaaattaggtaattaacggattaatggtgattaagaaggtttaatgtgtaatttgaccgtagtcatgatcggacggaccgaagatggttcggaagcaccgaagcgttcggaaggtccgaagggagttcggtggatccgatcatgaggtgtcaagagcagctggacacgtgcaagttcggacggtccgaagtgtatgttcggtggatccgaacatgagctgtcaagagccaatggacacgtagcgttcggacgttccgaagtgatgttcggaggatccgaacatggcctataaatagtgctcggatttctcatttgtgacttgccattccttgagttaagtctcctctttgagagttttggaaggattctagggctagttgttgttcgagcgatagccaagagctgccgggattggtagcatagcagcgccggagtttcgaggcaatcgacatcaaagggctgtcgacggacgaaggtaaaccctaaacctttggtagtactagggagtactggttttgctagtcgagcatggtagtattgattgagtatgcttttgttgaataggcttggattagacctgttgtctggttgttccagtggattaggattgctgtgatagaggtacgaaagtactatccgagatatcctggttgagtatacattcatatatgtgttgcatgattatgtggtgcattgatatatgtcatttgatgcatgctattatgtcacgtttattactgcacattgcatttcacgttgagccgtatcttcttcgagatagcctttactgttgagctgtatctctttcgagataagctatatcttggggccgctcagccctgtcttgtggacgcatggacaccgagagtacacagtggccgacgggtcgggagggcttcggtggtccgggacattttaggtccacgtctgtcttgtagtggatgcagtgacccagaggtgtaccgcgaggcactatccacttggcgcctctagactgagcattgttgagatccttttgtgattcctgtttcttgactaccccggtatcatgatcatagcatgtgcatttcatataagtctgtatactcatacttttgtactgggcgttcttatcgctcacgtcctcggttttgtttattcttggacaccccattcccacggggcaggcctcaggttggacagctcaggaggagcaggaggaggacgttgagtagctggttggtttagtttatcggtattgtgttgattcgatatggttgtattggatatttcattttgagatattctagacttcgattgggttgtataactttagttttgttgactttttccgctgttatctctgattattgttaattaggttaattgcatgcttagtttttgattagtaggtgattctggaacgggtcactacatttatggtatcagagcgatgcgtttgattttgggatatagatttctgttttgggattcccgttgaccaatttactagtttccctattctatgttgtagcgatggctgaccactttggtgatgagagtagtcagggaagtgtaggtcgttggggtgaccaggacgatcgtaggcgtcatcgtgatcgtgaacatcgtcatcgtcgggatggtcctaggcgttttgatatgcatcgtttcatgcagatggggcctaagcctctagttggtggagagactcctgatgatgctgaggattggatagagcgcatggagagttgtttccgtgcattccagtgcaccgatgagcagaagatagagacccttagtttccttctcgagggccgtgctcgcaggtggtggcgatcgacttctgcgccgatagttcagtcgcagggtagagcgacgtgggccgatttccgtgcagcgttcatgcagctgtactttcctccagcccttcgccaggccaagacgattgagctcctgaaccttaagcaggggagtatgtctgttgatgagtatcagcagaaattctttgagttgttacccttcgctcctcatatcagtggcagttctgaagccaagtacgatcatttccttcagggccttaaccaggagatttttgatcgtgtcaccgtctgtgataatcctacttcttacgatgggttggtgaaccggtgtcgccaagcagagatcagtctccagcgtggtagggctattttttcttctagaccttcgcatactttgagccctcgacctcagtctttcaagaagtcaggttcttcttcttctgaatctggatcaaggtctagcggtgatGTTCGCTTTGAtgagaagaaggattcttgtgcgcattgtgggaagaaccatccatcggagcaatgccgagtagccgcaggagcttgttttcagtgcggagagatgggtcatctcaagaagaattgtcctcagctgcgaggtggagcaggatctggttctggatcccagacgactgttcagcagaggagacagggtcaggcagtgggtagttcgaatcttcgacctcgtgcccaaggtcaggtttttgcgctgaaccaagatcagcctgggatgtaattgttatacagttgtaatgaagaatatttgcagtatattacaatggtgttttattctctaagcctgatttcgaggacgaaatctttttaaggaggggagaatgtagtagcccgaatcccaaattaggtaattaacggattaatggtgattaagaaggtttaatgtgtaatttgaccgtagtcatgatcggacggaccgaagatggttcggaagcaccgaagcgttcggaaggtccgaagggagttcggtggatccgatcatgaggtgtcaagagcagctggacacgtgcaagttcggacggtccgaagtgtatgttcggtggatccgaacatgagctgtcaagagccaatggacacgtagcgttcggacgttccgaagtgatgttcggaggatccgaacatggcctataaatagtgctcggatttctcatttgtgacttgccattccttgagttaagtctcctctttgagagttttggaaggattctagggctagttgttgttcgagcgatagccaagagctgccgggattggtagcatagcagcgccggagtttcgaggcaatcgacatcaaagggctgtcgacggacgaaggtaaaccctaaacctttggtagtactagggagtactggttttgctagtcgagcatggtagtattgattgagtatgcttttgttgaataggcttggattagacctgttgtctggttgttccagtggattaggattgctgtgatagaggtacgaaagtactatccgagatatcctggttgagtatacattcatatatgtgttgcatgattatgtggtgcattgatatatgtcatttgatgcatgctattatgtcacgtttattactgcacattgcatttca
This is a stretch of genomic DNA from Primulina eburnea isolate SZY01 chromosome 11, ASM2296580v1, whole genome shotgun sequence. It encodes these proteins:
- the LOC140806258 gene encoding CSC1-like protein HYP1, translated to MILSALLTSVGINVALCLLFFILYSILRNQPRNDDIYIPRLVAEEKVEHEEEFRVGRLLPSFKWVKKAWKPSEEELLSNSGLDAVVFMRIFTFGLRVFRFAGIVGILILLPFNYAGNQLNIDFSDLPNKSLDSFSISNVDDGSNRLWIHFCAIYIFTAVVCYLLYIEYDYIASKRIAFFYSSEPQPNQFTVLVRSIPVTPGRSFSESVESYFSEYYPSSYLSHSMVRRTSKLRGLVNKADKAYKKLVHLKSTNDAQRRYTRTGCLGLCGRRVDLDEYEKSLDDMEHSVMTERSAIVGKEVAAAFVSFKSRLTAATVLHVQQRLKPTEWVTEQAPDPQDVYWPFFSASFFKKWICNMAVIVAWICVTILFVLPVVFVQGLANLDQLEKWFPFLKGLLEKKVVSQVVTGYLPSLILVMFQSLVPPVMIMLSSIQGYIAFSKIEKSACIKVLWFTIWNVFFANVLSGSALYKADIFFEPKNIPETLAVAVPGQASFFISYVVTSGWTKMFSAKLFRLKPLIWSYVKGILCCNSDEEHEVPSNPYHSEIPRILFFILLGVTYFFLAPLILPFVLGYFCFGYIIYRNQLFNVYKPKFETGGKFWTVVHDATIFALILMHIIAIGIFGLKNVPIASSATIPLPILTLMFNSYCRRRFLPCFRGYPAECLINKDRMDENDPGTSSFFDELATAYRDPALKSRREFRRSESSGNSPLLF